One window from the genome of Glycine soja cultivar W05 chromosome 12, ASM419377v2, whole genome shotgun sequence encodes:
- the LOC114378972 gene encoding zinc-finger homeodomain protein 5-like, which produces MSDININHPLPTHEVVTYKECLHNHSTTLGHVTYDGCVKYIVGEDALLCACCGSHRNFHHKNTIFIAEPQTQTPDQVQEMRSKRKKRTTFSSEQKNKLIRFAESVGWKPRKEKKDEIESFCSEMGITRRMFVVWLSNNRHRAINNA; this is translated from the coding sequence ATGTCTGATATAAACATCAATCATCCACTACCAACACATGAGGTGGTGACCTACAAGGAGTGCTTGCATAACCATTCAACAACACTTGGTCATGTCACCTATGATGGTTGTGTCAAGTATATCGTCGGGGAGGATGCTCTCTTGTGTGCTTGTTGTGGCAGCCACCGAAACTTTCACCACAAGAACACCATTTTCATCGCTGAGCCCCAAACTCAGACACCAGATCAAGTGCAAGAGATGAGGTCCAAGAGGAAGAAGAGGACTACCTTCTCATCGGAGCAAAAGAACAAGCTGATTAGGTTTGCTGAGAGTGTGGGGTGGAAACCtcgaaaggaaaagaaggacgAAATCGAAAGCTTCTGCTCTGAGATGGGAATCACCCGTAGGATGTTCGTTGTATGGCTCAGCAACAACCGTCACCGGGCAATCAATAATGCTTAG
- the LOC114379672 gene encoding dnaJ homolog subfamily C member 2-like, with product MAVHTEFPLITYSQEIVDGQPIFVSSNCLPIKALKFEPAGHSFHSAALKLLGVQEDNNDADDKKVVDDKEQTYLPSDSYSSKSKKKSGTGDKQQDHYALLGLGHLRYLATEDQIRKSYRETALRFHPDKQAALLLAEETEAAKQTKKDEIESHFKAIQEAYEVLIDPVKRRIYDSTDEFDDEIPTDCAPQDFFKVFGPAFMRNGRWSVNQPIPSLGDDNTPLKEVDNFYNFWYSFKSWREFPHADEFDLEQAESRDHKRWMERQNAKLTEKARKEDYARIRTLVDNAYKRDPRILRRKEEEKAEKQRKKEAKFLAKKVQEEEAARIAEEERQRKEEEERQAAKAALQQKKVKEKEKKLLRKERARLRTLSGPILSQHLLDISDDDVERLCMSLDIEQLRSLCENMEGRQMLLEQAKVLRYALSSKKEEVVDEKTNQQNANGSIKANGISSLSNIEKKEKPWSKEEIDLLRKGMQKYPKGTSRRWEVISEYIGTGRSVEEIMKATKTVLLQKPDSSKAFDTFLEKRKPGAQSIESPLTTREELGVPAPASTNNVEDSQNKSTDNQNSPANGVSSSSEQDVWSAVQERALVQALKVFPKETSQRWERVATAVPGKTVNQCKKKFALMKESFRNKKSAV from the coding sequence ATGGCTGTACATACAGAATTCCCTCTTATTACTTACTCACAAGAGATTGTAGATGGACAGCCTATTTTTGTCTCTTCAAACTGTCTTCCTATCAAGGCTTTGAAATTTGAACCTGCAGGTCATTCTTTCCATTCTGCTGCACTTAAACTTCTTGGTGTTCAGGAAGATAACAATGATGCTGATGATAAAAAAGTGGTTGATGATAAGGAACAAACATATCTCCCATCTGATTCTTATAGCAGCAAGAGCAAAAAGAAATCTGGCACTGGAGACAAGCAACAGGATCACTATGCATTATTGGGTCTGGgtcatctaaggtatcttgctacggAGGATCAAATTCGTAAAAGCTATCGTGAAACTGCCTTGAGGTTTCATCCTGACAAACAGGCTGCTCTTCTTCTTGCCGAGGAAACTGAAGctgcaaaacaaacaaaaaaggatGAAATAGAAAGTCACTTTAAGGCAATCCAAGAAGCATATGAAGTGTTGATTGATCCTGTGAAGAGAAGAATCTATGATTCCACAGATGAGTTTGATGATGAGATTCCCACTGATTGTGCTCCACAAGACTTCTTCAAGGTGTTTGGTCCTGCTTTTATGAGGAATGGGCGGTGGTCAGTTAATCAACCAATTCCATCACTAGGTGATGATAATACTCCGTTAAAAGAAGTTGATAATTTCTACAATTTTTGGTACTCCTTTAAAAGTTGGAGGGAGTTTCCTCATGCTGATGAGTTTGATCTTGAGCAAGCTGAATCTCGAGACCACAAGAGATGGATGGAAAGGCAGAATGCAAAATTGACAGAAAAAGCTAGGAAGGAAGACTATGCACGGATACGCACTCTTGTTGATAATGCTTATAAGAGAGATCCCAGAATATTGagaagaaaggaagaagaaaaagctgagaaacaaaggaaaaaggAGGCTAAGTTCCTAGCAAAGAAGGtgcaggaagaagaagcagccaGAATTGCAGAAGAGGAGAGGCAACGAAAAGAGGAGGAAGAGAGACAAGCTGCAAAAGCTGCTTTACAACAGAAGAAggtgaaagagaaagagaaaaaactcTTGCGGAAGGAGCGAGCACGTCTTCGGACTCTTTCAGGACCTATTTTATCACAGCATTTACTTGATAtttctgatgatgatgtagaAAGGCTTTGCATGTCACTTGATATTGAGCAGCTGAGGAGTCTCTGTGAGAACATGGAAGGCAGACAGATGTTATTAGAACAAGCAAAAGTTTTGAGATATGCACTGAGTTCTAAGAAAGAAGAGGTGGTTGATGAGAAAACTAATCAACAAAATGCCAATGGTTCCATCAAGGCTAATGGGATTTCTTCCCTAAGCAACattgagaagaaggagaaaccaTGGAGTAAAGAAGAGATTGATCTATTGAGGAAAGGAATGCAGAAATATCCCAAAGGAACCTCGCGGAGATGGGAGGTTATTTCAGAATACATTGGTACTGGAAGATCTGTTGAAGAAATCATGAAGGCAACTAAAACTGTACTCCTTCAGAAACCTGATTCGTCAAAAGCTTTTGACACATTTCTTGAGAAAAGGAAACCTGGTGCACAATCAATTGAGTCTCCATTGACAACCAGAGAAGAATTAGGAGTGCCAGCTCCTGCCTCAACAAATAACGTAGAAGACTCTCAGAATAAAAGTACAGATAATCAGAACTCCCCTGCTAATGGAGTTTCTTCCAGTTCAGAACAGGATGTGTGGTCTGCAGTGCAGGAACGAGCGCTGGTTCAAGCTTTAAAAGTCTTTCCAAAGGAAACAAGCCAGAGATGGGAGCGTGTTGCAACTGCTGTACCTGGGAAGACTGTGAATCAGTGTAAGAAAAAATTTGCATTGATGAAGGAGAGTTTCAGGAACAAGAAAAGTGCAGTCTAA